A single region of the Anser cygnoides isolate HZ-2024a breed goose chromosome W, Taihu_goose_T2T_genome, whole genome shotgun sequence genome encodes:
- the LOC136788829 gene encoding uncharacterized protein isoform X2, producing MEQRPPSRPRVAWEEDESSQESSSLMEPIEVCEVEPLQPDAIWLPVYEEEEEAVDFIEAYVRNPERVRAALSMAAVPACPGRAPALLPGCWRAAGWAELLPSRRPAQLRTPQCCGPAGCGSPPHAPSWYLCGCQDEVQKMKFLRNIITVCTTAQEKGLLEGLDIFCSRNKLAENIQALLEEKPVDYLCTDVWQEALLATAALSNVETALEGEMLSLVAACISRVFFLLRNEDLDTQITVMILENLDIMLKSLLISSPGSSVWEKFQSILEVLLYFTTSSSIVVQANATERIWKLVGFLHSCFCEEPFGKYIQPSQRTAIVLRTLEMMRNYSMYDDEYGYAEFILDIAIQDPASWLMDVPNILRFIHESLSNCTTAEHLKLFSVLCILANEFPRELLISILTDLPTLDSTTLDIWKATLSLPMNSEEILQELQNVLRDKRVCSFFEVNTVDLSTVHLAMMRPKDQALVELCDPERLQVCLRLQSLPMLSLALRALTMLSERPKMGRKLLVLLPDVMNTLLYDNRHITEKALTVFENVIGHLEKREASPIALALAERLLPLFNNESSEVQERSILLFKDLMECVVWWKKGEMKKTVRRALIPLLFRMSDETESVAKASAVVLLACTMFLKWKQLEHLAQNEDITRIREYLLKQKSSRVDEYLQQSLPYLEDAQANLRQEAVKFIALQLVTKDVDSSLCVLAAQTILCLRSRIKRPIPLWVQLAELFCWPCIARAYGSV from the exons ATGGAGCAGAGACCCCCAAGCCGCCCCAGGGTGGCCTGGGAAGAGGATGAGAGCtcccaggagagcagctctcTAATGGAGCCCATCGAGGTGTGCGAGGTGGAGCCGCTGCAGCCTG ACGCTATCTGGCTACCTGTGtatgaagaggaagaggaagctgtGGACTTCATCGAGGCCTACGTCAGAAACCCGGAAAGGGTAAGAGCAGCCCTTTCCATGGCGGCTGTGCCTGCATGTCCTGGCCGTGCCCCggctctgctgccaggctgctggagggctgctggctgggcagagctgctgccctccaGGCGTCCCGCACAGCTCCGCACCCCGCAATGCTGCggtcctgctggctgtggctCCCCCCCTCACGCTCCCTCTTGGTATCTCTGTGGCTGCCAGGATGAGGTGCAGAAGATGAAGTTCCTGAGGAACATCATCACTGTGTGCACAACCGCCCAAGAGAAGGGCTTGTTAGAGGGCCTGGAcatcttctgcagcagaaataagCTGGCGGAGAACATCCAG GCGCTGTTGGAAGAGAAGCCTGTGGATTACCTGTGCACAGACGTGTGGCAGGAAGCCTTGCTTGCTACTGCCGCCTTGAG cAATGTGGAGACGGCACTGGAGGGTGAAATGTTGTCTCTCGTTGCTGCATGCATTAGCAGAGTcttctttcttctgagaaatGAGGATCTGGACACTCAGATCACGGTGATG ATCCTGGAAAATCTGGACATCATGCTGAAATCATTGCTGATCAGCTCTCCTGGCTCCAGCGTCTGGGAAAAGTTTCAGAGTATCTTGGAG GTGCTGCTGTATTTCACCACCTCTTCGAGCATAGTTGTGCAGGCAAACGCCACGGAAAGGATCTGGAAGCTGGTTGGtttcctgcacagctgtttctgtgAAGAG CCATTTGGAAAATACATCCAGCCTTCTCAGAGGACAGCCATCGTCCTCAGGACTCTTGAGATGATGAGAAACTACAGCATGTATGATGATGAGTATGGTTATGCCGAATTCATTCTAGACATAGCCATTCAAGACCCTGCCTCCTGGCTGATGGAT GTGCCAAATATCCTGAGGTTCATCCATGAAAGCCTGAGCAATTGCACAACTGCAGAACACCTGAAACTCTTCTCAGTACTTTGCATACTGGCCAACGAGTTTCCTAGGGAACTGCTCATAAGCATCTTGACAGACCTTCCAACACTTGACAG CACTACTCTGGACATCTGGAAGGCGACGCTTTCCCTGCCAATGAATTCAGAGGAGATCTTGCAAGAGCTACAGAATGTTCTCCGGGACAAACGGGTGTGCAGCTTCTTTGAAGTCAACACCGTGGACTTAAGCACCGTTCACTTGGCT ATGATGCGCCCCAAGGATCAGGCACTAGTGGAATTATGTGACCCAGAAAGGCTCCAGGTGTGTCTGAGGCTTCAAAGCCTGCCGATGCTCTCTCTGGCGCTCAGAGCCCTCACCATGTTGTCAGAGAGACCTAAGATG GGAAGAAAATTGTTGGTCCTGCTGCCGGACGTGATGAATACACTGCTGTATGACAACAGGCACATCACTGAGAAGGCCCTGACTGTCTTCGAAAACGTGATCGGTCatctggagaagagggaggCCAGCCCCATCGCTCTGGCACTGGCTGAGAGACTCCTGCCTCTTTTTAACAAC GAGTCCAGTGAGGTGCAAGAGCGCTCCATTCTTCTCTTCAAAGACTTGATGGAGTGTGTGGTGTggtggaaaaaaggagaaatgaagaagACCGTGCGCAGGGCCCTTATTCCACTGTTGTTCCGGATGAGTGATGAGACTGAGAGCGTGGCCAAG GCGTCAGCAGTAGTCCTACTTGCTTGTACAATGTTCCTGAAGTGGAAACAGCTTGAGCACCTGGCTCAGAACGAAGACATCACTAGGATTAGGGAGTACTTG CTcaagcagaagagcagcagggtggACGAAtacctgcagcagagcctgccATACCTGGAGGATGCTCAGGCCAACTTGCGACAGGAGGCTGTCAAATTCATCG CCCTCCAACTTGTCACGAAGGATGTCGATTCATCACTCTGTGTTCTGGCAGCTCAGACCATCCTATGCCTGAGAAGTCGAATTAAGAGGCCAATACCTCTATGGGTTCAGCTTGCAGAACTTTTCTGCTGGCCCTGCATAGCCAGGGCATACGGCTCTGTTTGA
- the LOC136788829 gene encoding uncharacterized protein isoform X1: MEQRPPSRPRVAWEEDESSQESSSLMEPIEVCEVEPLQPDAIWLPVYEEEEEAVDFIEAYVRNPERVRAALSMAAVPACPGRAPALLPGCWRAAGWAELLPSRRPAQLRTPQCCGPAGCGSPPHAPSWYLCGCQDEVQKMKFLRNIITVCTTAQEKGLLEGLDIFCSRNKLAENIQALLEEKPVDYLCTDVWQEALLATAALSNVETALEGEMLSLVAACISRVFFLLRNEDLDTQITVMILENLDIMLKSLLISSPGSSVWEKFQSILEVLLYFTTSSSIVVQANATERIWKLVGFLHSCFCEEPFGKYIQPSQRTAIVLRTLEMMRNYSMYDDEYGYAEFILDIAIQDPASWLMDVPNILRFIHESLSNCTTAEHLKLFSVLCILANEFPRELLISILTDLPTLDSTTLDIWKATLSLPMNSEEILQELQNVLRDKRVCSFFEVNTVDLSTVHLAMMRPKDQALVELCDPERLQVCLRLQSLPMLSLALRALTMLSERPKMGRKLLVLLPDVMNTLLYDNRHITEKALTVFENVIGHLEKREASPIALALAERLLPLFNNESSEVQERSILLFKDLMECVVWWKKGEMKKTVRRALIPLLFRMSDETESVAKASAVVLLACTMFLKWKQLEHLAQNEDITRIREYLLKQKSSRVDEYLQQSLPYLEDAQANLRQEAVKFIGLAVYHAGIQSEEKLNELIQALQLVTKDVDSSLCVLAAQTILCLRSRIKRPIPLWVQLAELFCWPCIARAYGSV, encoded by the exons ATGGAGCAGAGACCCCCAAGCCGCCCCAGGGTGGCCTGGGAAGAGGATGAGAGCtcccaggagagcagctctcTAATGGAGCCCATCGAGGTGTGCGAGGTGGAGCCGCTGCAGCCTG ACGCTATCTGGCTACCTGTGtatgaagaggaagaggaagctgtGGACTTCATCGAGGCCTACGTCAGAAACCCGGAAAGGGTAAGAGCAGCCCTTTCCATGGCGGCTGTGCCTGCATGTCCTGGCCGTGCCCCggctctgctgccaggctgctggagggctgctggctgggcagagctgctgccctccaGGCGTCCCGCACAGCTCCGCACCCCGCAATGCTGCggtcctgctggctgtggctCCCCCCCTCACGCTCCCTCTTGGTATCTCTGTGGCTGCCAGGATGAGGTGCAGAAGATGAAGTTCCTGAGGAACATCATCACTGTGTGCACAACCGCCCAAGAGAAGGGCTTGTTAGAGGGCCTGGAcatcttctgcagcagaaataagCTGGCGGAGAACATCCAG GCGCTGTTGGAAGAGAAGCCTGTGGATTACCTGTGCACAGACGTGTGGCAGGAAGCCTTGCTTGCTACTGCCGCCTTGAG cAATGTGGAGACGGCACTGGAGGGTGAAATGTTGTCTCTCGTTGCTGCATGCATTAGCAGAGTcttctttcttctgagaaatGAGGATCTGGACACTCAGATCACGGTGATG ATCCTGGAAAATCTGGACATCATGCTGAAATCATTGCTGATCAGCTCTCCTGGCTCCAGCGTCTGGGAAAAGTTTCAGAGTATCTTGGAG GTGCTGCTGTATTTCACCACCTCTTCGAGCATAGTTGTGCAGGCAAACGCCACGGAAAGGATCTGGAAGCTGGTTGGtttcctgcacagctgtttctgtgAAGAG CCATTTGGAAAATACATCCAGCCTTCTCAGAGGACAGCCATCGTCCTCAGGACTCTTGAGATGATGAGAAACTACAGCATGTATGATGATGAGTATGGTTATGCCGAATTCATTCTAGACATAGCCATTCAAGACCCTGCCTCCTGGCTGATGGAT GTGCCAAATATCCTGAGGTTCATCCATGAAAGCCTGAGCAATTGCACAACTGCAGAACACCTGAAACTCTTCTCAGTACTTTGCATACTGGCCAACGAGTTTCCTAGGGAACTGCTCATAAGCATCTTGACAGACCTTCCAACACTTGACAG CACTACTCTGGACATCTGGAAGGCGACGCTTTCCCTGCCAATGAATTCAGAGGAGATCTTGCAAGAGCTACAGAATGTTCTCCGGGACAAACGGGTGTGCAGCTTCTTTGAAGTCAACACCGTGGACTTAAGCACCGTTCACTTGGCT ATGATGCGCCCCAAGGATCAGGCACTAGTGGAATTATGTGACCCAGAAAGGCTCCAGGTGTGTCTGAGGCTTCAAAGCCTGCCGATGCTCTCTCTGGCGCTCAGAGCCCTCACCATGTTGTCAGAGAGACCTAAGATG GGAAGAAAATTGTTGGTCCTGCTGCCGGACGTGATGAATACACTGCTGTATGACAACAGGCACATCACTGAGAAGGCCCTGACTGTCTTCGAAAACGTGATCGGTCatctggagaagagggaggCCAGCCCCATCGCTCTGGCACTGGCTGAGAGACTCCTGCCTCTTTTTAACAAC GAGTCCAGTGAGGTGCAAGAGCGCTCCATTCTTCTCTTCAAAGACTTGATGGAGTGTGTGGTGTggtggaaaaaaggagaaatgaagaagACCGTGCGCAGGGCCCTTATTCCACTGTTGTTCCGGATGAGTGATGAGACTGAGAGCGTGGCCAAG GCGTCAGCAGTAGTCCTACTTGCTTGTACAATGTTCCTGAAGTGGAAACAGCTTGAGCACCTGGCTCAGAACGAAGACATCACTAGGATTAGGGAGTACTTG CTcaagcagaagagcagcagggtggACGAAtacctgcagcagagcctgccATACCTGGAGGATGCTCAGGCCAACTTGCGACAGGAGGCTGTCAAATTCATCG GGCTTGCTGTCTACCATGCTGGCATCCAGAGTGAGGAGAAGCTGAATGAGCTCATCCAAG CCCTCCAACTTGTCACGAAGGATGTCGATTCATCACTCTGTGTTCTGGCAGCTCAGACCATCCTATGCCTGAGAAGTCGAATTAAGAGGCCAATACCTCTATGGGTTCAGCTTGCAGAACTTTTCTGCTGGCCCTGCATAGCCAGGGCATACGGCTCTGTTTGA
- the LOC136788829 gene encoding uncharacterized protein isoform X5, protein MEQRPPSRPRVAWEEDESSQESSSLMEPIEVCEVEPLQPDAIWLPVYEEEEEAVDFIEAYVRNPERDEVQKMKFLRNIITVCTTAQEKGLLEGLDIFCSRNKLAENIQALLEEKPVDYLCTDVWQEALLATAALSNVETALEGEMLSLVAACISRVFFLLRNEDLDTQITVMILENLDIMLKSLLISSPGSSVWEKFQSILEVLLYFTTSSSIVVQANATERIWKLVGFLHSCFCEEPFGKYIQPSQRTAIVLRTLEMMRNYSMYDDEYGYAEFILDIAIQDPASWLMDVPNILRFIHESLSNCTTAEHLKLFSVLCILANEFPRELLISILTDLPTLDSTTLDIWKATLSLPMNSEEILQELQNVLRDKRVCSFFEVNTVDLSTVHLAMMRPKDQALVELCDPERLQVCLRLQSLPMLSLALRALTMLSERPKMGRKLLVLLPDVMNTLLYDNRHITEKALTVFENVIGHLEKREASPIALALAERLLPLFNNESSEVQERSILLFKDLMECVVWWKKGEMKKTVRRALIPLLFRMSDETESVAKASAVVLLACTMFLKWKQLEHLAQNEDITRIREYLLKQKSSRVDEYLQQSLPYLEDAQANLRQEAVKFIGLAVYHAGIQSEEKLNELIQALQLVTKDVDSSLCVLAAQTILCLRSRIKRPIPLWVQLAELFCWPCIARAYGSV, encoded by the exons ATGGAGCAGAGACCCCCAAGCCGCCCCAGGGTGGCCTGGGAAGAGGATGAGAGCtcccaggagagcagctctcTAATGGAGCCCATCGAGGTGTGCGAGGTGGAGCCGCTGCAGCCTG ACGCTATCTGGCTACCTGTGtatgaagaggaagaggaagctgtGGACTTCATCGAGGCCTACGTCAGAAACCCGGAAAGG GATGAGGTGCAGAAGATGAAGTTCCTGAGGAACATCATCACTGTGTGCACAACCGCCCAAGAGAAGGGCTTGTTAGAGGGCCTGGAcatcttctgcagcagaaataagCTGGCGGAGAACATCCAG GCGCTGTTGGAAGAGAAGCCTGTGGATTACCTGTGCACAGACGTGTGGCAGGAAGCCTTGCTTGCTACTGCCGCCTTGAG cAATGTGGAGACGGCACTGGAGGGTGAAATGTTGTCTCTCGTTGCTGCATGCATTAGCAGAGTcttctttcttctgagaaatGAGGATCTGGACACTCAGATCACGGTGATG ATCCTGGAAAATCTGGACATCATGCTGAAATCATTGCTGATCAGCTCTCCTGGCTCCAGCGTCTGGGAAAAGTTTCAGAGTATCTTGGAG GTGCTGCTGTATTTCACCACCTCTTCGAGCATAGTTGTGCAGGCAAACGCCACGGAAAGGATCTGGAAGCTGGTTGGtttcctgcacagctgtttctgtgAAGAG CCATTTGGAAAATACATCCAGCCTTCTCAGAGGACAGCCATCGTCCTCAGGACTCTTGAGATGATGAGAAACTACAGCATGTATGATGATGAGTATGGTTATGCCGAATTCATTCTAGACATAGCCATTCAAGACCCTGCCTCCTGGCTGATGGAT GTGCCAAATATCCTGAGGTTCATCCATGAAAGCCTGAGCAATTGCACAACTGCAGAACACCTGAAACTCTTCTCAGTACTTTGCATACTGGCCAACGAGTTTCCTAGGGAACTGCTCATAAGCATCTTGACAGACCTTCCAACACTTGACAG CACTACTCTGGACATCTGGAAGGCGACGCTTTCCCTGCCAATGAATTCAGAGGAGATCTTGCAAGAGCTACAGAATGTTCTCCGGGACAAACGGGTGTGCAGCTTCTTTGAAGTCAACACCGTGGACTTAAGCACCGTTCACTTGGCT ATGATGCGCCCCAAGGATCAGGCACTAGTGGAATTATGTGACCCAGAAAGGCTCCAGGTGTGTCTGAGGCTTCAAAGCCTGCCGATGCTCTCTCTGGCGCTCAGAGCCCTCACCATGTTGTCAGAGAGACCTAAGATG GGAAGAAAATTGTTGGTCCTGCTGCCGGACGTGATGAATACACTGCTGTATGACAACAGGCACATCACTGAGAAGGCCCTGACTGTCTTCGAAAACGTGATCGGTCatctggagaagagggaggCCAGCCCCATCGCTCTGGCACTGGCTGAGAGACTCCTGCCTCTTTTTAACAAC GAGTCCAGTGAGGTGCAAGAGCGCTCCATTCTTCTCTTCAAAGACTTGATGGAGTGTGTGGTGTggtggaaaaaaggagaaatgaagaagACCGTGCGCAGGGCCCTTATTCCACTGTTGTTCCGGATGAGTGATGAGACTGAGAGCGTGGCCAAG GCGTCAGCAGTAGTCCTACTTGCTTGTACAATGTTCCTGAAGTGGAAACAGCTTGAGCACCTGGCTCAGAACGAAGACATCACTAGGATTAGGGAGTACTTG CTcaagcagaagagcagcagggtggACGAAtacctgcagcagagcctgccATACCTGGAGGATGCTCAGGCCAACTTGCGACAGGAGGCTGTCAAATTCATCG GGCTTGCTGTCTACCATGCTGGCATCCAGAGTGAGGAGAAGCTGAATGAGCTCATCCAAG CCCTCCAACTTGTCACGAAGGATGTCGATTCATCACTCTGTGTTCTGGCAGCTCAGACCATCCTATGCCTGAGAAGTCGAATTAAGAGGCCAATACCTCTATGGGTTCAGCTTGCAGAACTTTTCTGCTGGCCCTGCATAGCCAGGGCATACGGCTCTGTTTGA
- the LOC136788829 gene encoding uncharacterized protein isoform X3: MEQRPPSRPRVAWEEDESSQESSSLMEPIEVCEVEPLQPDAIWLPVYEEEEEAVDFIEAYVRNPERVRAALSMAAVPACPGRAPALLPGCWRAAGWAELLPSRRPAQLRTPQCCGPAGCGSPPHAPSWYLCGCQDEVQKMKFLRNIITVCTTAQEKGLLEGLDIFCSRNKLAENIQALLEEKPVDYLCTDVWQEALLATAALSNVETALEGEMLSLVAACISRVFFLLRNEDLDTQITVMILENLDIMLKSLLISSPGSSVWEKFQSILEVLLYFTTSSSIVVQANATERIWKLVGFLHSCFCEEVPNILRFIHESLSNCTTAEHLKLFSVLCILANEFPRELLISILTDLPTLDSTTLDIWKATLSLPMNSEEILQELQNVLRDKRVCSFFEVNTVDLSTVHLAMMRPKDQALVELCDPERLQVCLRLQSLPMLSLALRALTMLSERPKMGRKLLVLLPDVMNTLLYDNRHITEKALTVFENVIGHLEKREASPIALALAERLLPLFNNESSEVQERSILLFKDLMECVVWWKKGEMKKTVRRALIPLLFRMSDETESVAKASAVVLLACTMFLKWKQLEHLAQNEDITRIREYLLKQKSSRVDEYLQQSLPYLEDAQANLRQEAVKFIGLAVYHAGIQSEEKLNELIQALQLVTKDVDSSLCVLAAQTILCLRSRIKRPIPLWVQLAELFCWPCIARAYGSV; encoded by the exons ATGGAGCAGAGACCCCCAAGCCGCCCCAGGGTGGCCTGGGAAGAGGATGAGAGCtcccaggagagcagctctcTAATGGAGCCCATCGAGGTGTGCGAGGTGGAGCCGCTGCAGCCTG ACGCTATCTGGCTACCTGTGtatgaagaggaagaggaagctgtGGACTTCATCGAGGCCTACGTCAGAAACCCGGAAAGGGTAAGAGCAGCCCTTTCCATGGCGGCTGTGCCTGCATGTCCTGGCCGTGCCCCggctctgctgccaggctgctggagggctgctggctgggcagagctgctgccctccaGGCGTCCCGCACAGCTCCGCACCCCGCAATGCTGCggtcctgctggctgtggctCCCCCCCTCACGCTCCCTCTTGGTATCTCTGTGGCTGCCAGGATGAGGTGCAGAAGATGAAGTTCCTGAGGAACATCATCACTGTGTGCACAACCGCCCAAGAGAAGGGCTTGTTAGAGGGCCTGGAcatcttctgcagcagaaataagCTGGCGGAGAACATCCAG GCGCTGTTGGAAGAGAAGCCTGTGGATTACCTGTGCACAGACGTGTGGCAGGAAGCCTTGCTTGCTACTGCCGCCTTGAG cAATGTGGAGACGGCACTGGAGGGTGAAATGTTGTCTCTCGTTGCTGCATGCATTAGCAGAGTcttctttcttctgagaaatGAGGATCTGGACACTCAGATCACGGTGATG ATCCTGGAAAATCTGGACATCATGCTGAAATCATTGCTGATCAGCTCTCCTGGCTCCAGCGTCTGGGAAAAGTTTCAGAGTATCTTGGAG GTGCTGCTGTATTTCACCACCTCTTCGAGCATAGTTGTGCAGGCAAACGCCACGGAAAGGATCTGGAAGCTGGTTGGtttcctgcacagctgtttctgtgAAGAG GTGCCAAATATCCTGAGGTTCATCCATGAAAGCCTGAGCAATTGCACAACTGCAGAACACCTGAAACTCTTCTCAGTACTTTGCATACTGGCCAACGAGTTTCCTAGGGAACTGCTCATAAGCATCTTGACAGACCTTCCAACACTTGACAG CACTACTCTGGACATCTGGAAGGCGACGCTTTCCCTGCCAATGAATTCAGAGGAGATCTTGCAAGAGCTACAGAATGTTCTCCGGGACAAACGGGTGTGCAGCTTCTTTGAAGTCAACACCGTGGACTTAAGCACCGTTCACTTGGCT ATGATGCGCCCCAAGGATCAGGCACTAGTGGAATTATGTGACCCAGAAAGGCTCCAGGTGTGTCTGAGGCTTCAAAGCCTGCCGATGCTCTCTCTGGCGCTCAGAGCCCTCACCATGTTGTCAGAGAGACCTAAGATG GGAAGAAAATTGTTGGTCCTGCTGCCGGACGTGATGAATACACTGCTGTATGACAACAGGCACATCACTGAGAAGGCCCTGACTGTCTTCGAAAACGTGATCGGTCatctggagaagagggaggCCAGCCCCATCGCTCTGGCACTGGCTGAGAGACTCCTGCCTCTTTTTAACAAC GAGTCCAGTGAGGTGCAAGAGCGCTCCATTCTTCTCTTCAAAGACTTGATGGAGTGTGTGGTGTggtggaaaaaaggagaaatgaagaagACCGTGCGCAGGGCCCTTATTCCACTGTTGTTCCGGATGAGTGATGAGACTGAGAGCGTGGCCAAG GCGTCAGCAGTAGTCCTACTTGCTTGTACAATGTTCCTGAAGTGGAAACAGCTTGAGCACCTGGCTCAGAACGAAGACATCACTAGGATTAGGGAGTACTTG CTcaagcagaagagcagcagggtggACGAAtacctgcagcagagcctgccATACCTGGAGGATGCTCAGGCCAACTTGCGACAGGAGGCTGTCAAATTCATCG GGCTTGCTGTCTACCATGCTGGCATCCAGAGTGAGGAGAAGCTGAATGAGCTCATCCAAG CCCTCCAACTTGTCACGAAGGATGTCGATTCATCACTCTGTGTTCTGGCAGCTCAGACCATCCTATGCCTGAGAAGTCGAATTAAGAGGCCAATACCTCTATGGGTTCAGCTTGCAGAACTTTTCTGCTGGCCCTGCATAGCCAGGGCATACGGCTCTGTTTGA
- the LOC136788829 gene encoding uncharacterized protein isoform X4 — MEQRPPSRPRVAWEEDESSQESSSLMEPIEVCEVEPLQPDAIWLPVYEEEEEAVDFIEAYVRNPERVRAALSMAAVPACPGRAPALLPGCWRAAGWAELLPSRRPAQLRTPQCCGPAGCGSPPHAPSWYLCGCQDEVQKMKFLRNIITVCTTAQEKGLLEGLDIFCSRNKLAENIQALLEEKPVDYLCTDVWQEALLATAALSNVETALEGEMLSLVAACISRVFFLLRNEDLDTQITVMILENLDIMLKSLLISSPGSSVWEKFQSILEVLLYFTTSSSIVVQANATERIWKLVGFLHSCFCEEPFGKYIQPSQRTAIVLRTLEMMRNYSMYDDEYGYAEFILDIAIQDPASWLMDVPNILRFIHESLSNCTTAEHLKLFSVLCILANEFPRELLISILTDLPTLDSTTLDIWKATLSLPMNSEEILQELQNVLRDKRVCSFFEVNTVDLSTVHLAMMRPKDQALVELCDPERLQVCLRLQSLPMLSLALRALTMLSERPKMESSEVQERSILLFKDLMECVVWWKKGEMKKTVRRALIPLLFRMSDETESVAKASAVVLLACTMFLKWKQLEHLAQNEDITRIREYLLKQKSSRVDEYLQQSLPYLEDAQANLRQEAVKFIGLAVYHAGIQSEEKLNELIQALQLVTKDVDSSLCVLAAQTILCLRSRIKRPIPLWVQLAELFCWPCIARAYGSV, encoded by the exons ATGGAGCAGAGACCCCCAAGCCGCCCCAGGGTGGCCTGGGAAGAGGATGAGAGCtcccaggagagcagctctcTAATGGAGCCCATCGAGGTGTGCGAGGTGGAGCCGCTGCAGCCTG ACGCTATCTGGCTACCTGTGtatgaagaggaagaggaagctgtGGACTTCATCGAGGCCTACGTCAGAAACCCGGAAAGGGTAAGAGCAGCCCTTTCCATGGCGGCTGTGCCTGCATGTCCTGGCCGTGCCCCggctctgctgccaggctgctggagggctgctggctgggcagagctgctgccctccaGGCGTCCCGCACAGCTCCGCACCCCGCAATGCTGCggtcctgctggctgtggctCCCCCCCTCACGCTCCCTCTTGGTATCTCTGTGGCTGCCAGGATGAGGTGCAGAAGATGAAGTTCCTGAGGAACATCATCACTGTGTGCACAACCGCCCAAGAGAAGGGCTTGTTAGAGGGCCTGGAcatcttctgcagcagaaataagCTGGCGGAGAACATCCAG GCGCTGTTGGAAGAGAAGCCTGTGGATTACCTGTGCACAGACGTGTGGCAGGAAGCCTTGCTTGCTACTGCCGCCTTGAG cAATGTGGAGACGGCACTGGAGGGTGAAATGTTGTCTCTCGTTGCTGCATGCATTAGCAGAGTcttctttcttctgagaaatGAGGATCTGGACACTCAGATCACGGTGATG ATCCTGGAAAATCTGGACATCATGCTGAAATCATTGCTGATCAGCTCTCCTGGCTCCAGCGTCTGGGAAAAGTTTCAGAGTATCTTGGAG GTGCTGCTGTATTTCACCACCTCTTCGAGCATAGTTGTGCAGGCAAACGCCACGGAAAGGATCTGGAAGCTGGTTGGtttcctgcacagctgtttctgtgAAGAG CCATTTGGAAAATACATCCAGCCTTCTCAGAGGACAGCCATCGTCCTCAGGACTCTTGAGATGATGAGAAACTACAGCATGTATGATGATGAGTATGGTTATGCCGAATTCATTCTAGACATAGCCATTCAAGACCCTGCCTCCTGGCTGATGGAT GTGCCAAATATCCTGAGGTTCATCCATGAAAGCCTGAGCAATTGCACAACTGCAGAACACCTGAAACTCTTCTCAGTACTTTGCATACTGGCCAACGAGTTTCCTAGGGAACTGCTCATAAGCATCTTGACAGACCTTCCAACACTTGACAG CACTACTCTGGACATCTGGAAGGCGACGCTTTCCCTGCCAATGAATTCAGAGGAGATCTTGCAAGAGCTACAGAATGTTCTCCGGGACAAACGGGTGTGCAGCTTCTTTGAAGTCAACACCGTGGACTTAAGCACCGTTCACTTGGCT ATGATGCGCCCCAAGGATCAGGCACTAGTGGAATTATGTGACCCAGAAAGGCTCCAGGTGTGTCTGAGGCTTCAAAGCCTGCCGATGCTCTCTCTGGCGCTCAGAGCCCTCACCATGTTGTCAGAGAGACCTAAGATG GAGTCCAGTGAGGTGCAAGAGCGCTCCATTCTTCTCTTCAAAGACTTGATGGAGTGTGTGGTGTggtggaaaaaaggagaaatgaagaagACCGTGCGCAGGGCCCTTATTCCACTGTTGTTCCGGATGAGTGATGAGACTGAGAGCGTGGCCAAG GCGTCAGCAGTAGTCCTACTTGCTTGTACAATGTTCCTGAAGTGGAAACAGCTTGAGCACCTGGCTCAGAACGAAGACATCACTAGGATTAGGGAGTACTTG CTcaagcagaagagcagcagggtggACGAAtacctgcagcagagcctgccATACCTGGAGGATGCTCAGGCCAACTTGCGACAGGAGGCTGTCAAATTCATCG GGCTTGCTGTCTACCATGCTGGCATCCAGAGTGAGGAGAAGCTGAATGAGCTCATCCAAG CCCTCCAACTTGTCACGAAGGATGTCGATTCATCACTCTGTGTTCTGGCAGCTCAGACCATCCTATGCCTGAGAAGTCGAATTAAGAGGCCAATACCTCTATGGGTTCAGCTTGCAGAACTTTTCTGCTGGCCCTGCATAGCCAGGGCATACGGCTCTGTTTGA